A window of Streptomyces sp. NBC_01224 genomic DNA:
AGTACACCCGGACCGCGGGCCAGGCGCGGCGCGACCCGGACGAGGACTACCGCTTGCTGCTACCGGTCGCCGGGGAAATGGTGCTGCGGCAGGATGACCGGGAGGTACGGCTGGTGCCGGGGGCCGGGTGCCTGATCTCGTTCGCCACACCGTTCGAGATCCTGCAGGAAGCCTCCATGCGGGCGCTCATCATGTCGATCGCCGCTCAGGAGGTGAACGGGCGATTGAATCGGTCGTCGCCGCTCACTGCAGGCCTCGACTTGACCTCCGGCCTCGGCCGGGTGGTGGGCGGCATGCTGACCGGTCTGCATGAGGAGCGCGACACCCTCACCAGCGGCCAGTTCGACGCGGTGTCGGACCGGCTGGTCGAGCTGCTGTGCATGCTCGCCGCAGGCGAAGACCGCCCCACCGCCCCGGGCCATCTGGCCGATGTGGAGACGGTGGTCCGCCGGTACATCCGCGAGCATGCGGCCGACCCTGATATGACCGGCGTCACCGTGGCGCAGGCGCTGGGTTGGTCGCTGCGCCAGGTGCAGCTGGCCCTGCAGCATGCCGGGACGACCCCCCGCGAACTGATCCGCGAGGAGCGGCTGCGGTTGGTACGAGACCGGCTGCGGGCACCCGCGTACCGGCATATGACGATCACCGAGCTGGCGTATGCCTCGGGATTCTCCTCCTCGAGCGCGCTCAGCACGGCATTCCGGCAGCGCTTCGGGGTATGCCCCCGCGAGATGCGGCACGCGGGCCCCAGTCCGTCGGCGATACGCGCCGGAATTGCTCGCACCGAAAGCCGGCCGGACCACAGGCAAGCGAGCGGCCAGCAAGACGGGCTCGCGTGAGCGCGGCCTCGCCCAGCGCTCGCCTGAGGTGACCCCCGGAGTGTGGACACAGGGGTTCATGCGGCGAGTGAGGGTTTAGCTGTCCTGTGGTGCTGCTGTTCGAACTCCATCGGGGAGAGGTAGGACAGTGCACTGTGCCGGTGTCGGGCGTTGTAGTAGGTGAGCCACGCGAGAATCTCCAGCCTGGCCTGGCTCATCGTCGCGAATAGCTTCGTGTGCATTGTCTCCCTCTTCAGGCCCTGCCAGAAACTCTCGGCCAGGGCGTTGCAATGCTCGAGCCGACCTTGCGTGCGCGAGCAGGCCGCGGTTCACCATGGCCGGACGTCCAGTCGTCCACAAGTTCGACATCGCCCTCACCCCGTGGCGGCGTGAGTCGGCCGTGCGTGACTTCCTCTTGAGTGATGGACCAGCGGCGCTCCCCCCCCATGGCGTAGCAATGACTTGCGCCACCCTGTCGATTCCCGGTCGTACCGCCTCGTGTCGCTGCCCGGTGACGCTCCGACCTGCAACGCTCTGGCCAGGTAGGCAGCGCGCCGGCCAGCAAGGAGACGACATGTCAGAGACCACGCCTAACGCCAAGGGACCGGCGCCGGTCAAGCTCACGCCCGAAGCAACCGAGCCCGCACTCATCCCTGCCGACCAGGTCAAGCCCGAGGACATCGGCACACTGTCGATCGAGTACCGCGACGGTCAGCCCGTGATCACCGTCAGCAGCGGAACGGCAATCCCGCCGAAGGTCACGGTGGTGGACGAGCAGGGGAACCCGGTCGCGCTCTACAGCGCGGAGGGGATCACGGAGCCGCAGGCACGAGCGGCCTTCACGAGCGCGGACCACGCCCTCATCTACGAGGCGGAGCACGGACTCTTCGACGTCAGCTACGCGACTGCCTGGACTCTGGGGCGCTAGCCCGCCAGACATCGCCTTCGCCAGGTGGGTGAGCTCTACGGGCAAGCGGTTCGCAGGGTGACCCGGAAGCGATAACTAGTCGCCCGGTTCCTCCAGAAACACGACTACGACGCCGACGTGGCCGCCCAGTTCAAAGTACGCCGCCCCGGTGAGGCCGAGACGATGGACTGGGGCGAGTTCTGCCACGGCCCCACCCCCGGCGACCATGCCCGCCTGCACGCGCGTCTGACCACCGGGGCGAAACCCGGGCACCCGGTAGCCATCTACGGCCGCATCACCGCTGCTGAACAAGACGGCGAGAAGCGGCCGGTACTCCGGCTCGCCGACGGGCACGGCTTCACCGTACGCATCCGGTCCGACCATCCCAGCCCCCTCAACCCGCTCAAGGTCGGCGCCTACGTCCTGGCCGTCGGCGCCTGGGCAGTCTGGAAACCCCACCGAGGCAGACCCGAGCTGCGGATGTTCGCCAAGGAACACTGGCAACTCGCCCACTGGAACTACGACACCGCCACCGGCCACAGCGGCCAGCCCGCCTGCCCGCCACCGCTCTCCCTCGCCCAGCGCGCACTCCGCCAGGCCGGCGCGGCGGCAGCCAAACACAAGCCCGCACCGGGACGGGCGGCCCGCCTTTCCCCCAGGCGGCACCCCAGCGGGCCGCCCACGTCCGCCGCACCGCCAGAGGCTGCCCCGCCTGCGGTCCCGCCCTCGGCGCCAGCGGCACCGTCGATCGAGCCATCCCCCGGTCCGCCGACGCCGACGCCCCCCGCCCGGCCCGGCCGTACCGGATACGACGCCACCCGCTGAGCCGAAGCCCCCGGCACACCCGCCTCTGCCGCCGCGGCCGCCTGCACCACCACGACCGGCCGTCCCGCCCCTCCGCCGGACACGTCGGAGCTGGTGGCCCTTCGGCCGCCGCCGCTGAACCGGCAGTAGTGAAGCTACGGCAGCTGGTCAGCGTCGGGCAGAGCCAGGGGCGGGACCCGAACAACCTCCGGGAGATGGTCAGCCGTTGCGCAGCACTTCGAGCTCCGTCCAGGTCAGAGTGAAAGGCGAGGTACGGCTTTCCAGTCCTCTTCCACGGCACGGCTCAAGCCCGCCACGGGGCGCTCGTATGCCCGGCCCGGGGCGTCACGACACCAGGCCGGCCCCCTCCAGCTCGGTCAGCCGCACGGTGCACAGACCCCCACGCTCGGCCTTCACCTCCGTCACCTTCAGCTGCGTCCCCGGCGCGAGGATGTACTCCTCCTCACCCGTGAACGCGGAGAACCGCCGGATCCCCACCGCCCGCGCGGGCGTCACCTCGAACAGCGTCCGCCGGCCACGCCCGCCGAGGAACGCGCGGGCCACACCCAGCTCGGACGTGCACGACGACACGCCCCACCACGTCACCGTCCGCCCCAGCGGGTACTGGGACCGCAGATCCAGCGCCACACCACGCCACAGCGGCCGCGTCTGCGCCGGCAACGCCTCCATCGCCGAGAACAGCAACCGCAGGTACGGCAGGTACGGCACCACGCGCTCGCGGTCCGACGAGCGCAGCACGGCGTTGATCTCGCGGTAGAAGCCCGACTCGCACGTGTACAGGTAGAGGGCCGAGATCGCGTCGGCTGACAAGGCGCTCACGGCCTGCCCGGACAGCGCGCCCGCGGACGCCGCCGCGGCGGCCTTCGTCTCCCCGAAACGGCTCGACAGATCGATATGCCGATCCAGGTGCGCGAGCACCCGCGAGACCGGCTCGACGGCCTTCCGGAAGTCCATCAGCGGCGTGTCGAACACCCCGGTGACGGGCGGCAGGACGAGGCCCTCGTCCTTGACGCTGGTGAGCCGCTCCAGATACAGCTGGTGCAACTCCATCGTGGACGCGATGAACGCCCCCATCCGCTGCGCGACACCACCGTCCTCCGGCCCGCCTGTCCCCTGGTCCCAACCCTTCCGCGGCAGCCAGTCGACCGGCTCGGCCCCCACCGCCGCCAGGGCGTCGTTCACCTGGGCGAAGTGGTCGCCCTCGCAGAACAGATCCCCCTGCGCGGCCGGATTGGCGTGGTCCAGGTGACGGACCTGCACCCCCGGGTACTTCTTCTCCAGCCGCTGGACGACCCTCTTCAGACTCCGGGCGTGCGCGCCCCACCAGGCGAACACCACCCCCCGGGCGTCCTCCTCCACCGCGTCCTGCTTCGCCCGGAGGATCTCCTCGACGATCTGCTCGGCCACGGGGCGCCAGAACGACGTGTGCCGGTCGGTCGCCATCGCCCCGTCCGCGCTCGCTGTGAGGGACGCGTTCAGCAGCAGCACACCCTGGGTGAGCATCGCCTGGAACCACTCGGGCGGCTGAACCGTGTCCTCCTTCTTCAGCAGGGCGCGGACGTCGGCGATCGGGGTCTTCTTGACGATGCCGTACTTCCACATCGCGGCCGCCTTGATGAGGCAGCGGATGCTGACGACCCGGCCGAACTGGCTGTCCTTCCAGTCGTTGAAGGTGTTGTCGAACATCGCGATGCCGGTCGCGCTCTCCGCCCGCGGATAGGGGTTCTGTCCGAAGACGACCACCTTCCACTTCTCCGGCGGATGCGGCTTCAACGCCTGGAACGTCAGCTCGCGCACCGGAACGACCTCCGGGCTGCGCTTCGGGCCGATGAAGTCGGCGGCTCCCGGCTGCGCCTCGATCACCGGTCCGAGCAGCGGCAGCCACGGCTCGCCGCCACCGGTGAACAGGCCGGCCAGTCCCAGCGGATCCCCGGCCGGGCAACCGGCATCGCCCGCGGCCGTCACGTCGACATCACTCACGAGGGTGGAACTCCCGATACTCGAACCGGACGCCTCCACGGGCGCCCCGGCATGCTGAACAGATGCGGCAGGGTCGTCGCCGGTGTCCGCGCCCTGGGCGGCACCGGCCTGCGAGGTCTTCGGGTCAGTGACGAAAGGAAGGCCGCTGCGGCACGTTGATCCGGACCCGCCGTGCGGACCCCGCTCCCTCGATGTCGTCGAGCTGCCCCAGTACGGCGGCCCGCAACTCGTCGTAGTCCGCGAAACCGTGGTCGTGGAAGAGGGTGTAGCCCGTCCACATCAGGTTGGCGCACACCTTCGCGGGCACCTGCCCGGTCTGCGCGCCCATCCCGACGAGGGCCACCGACCGGATGCTGCCCGGCTTCGCCCGGTTCTGTAGATGTACCGCCTGGAAGGCGGCCGCGCAGGCCAGGGCCACGTTCATCGTGTCGCTGACGTTCTGCGACGACTGGCGCATGGTGGGCGTCGAGATCAGGTACCGGGGTACGTCCGCCCCGGACGTGACGCACACCGCGCTGCCCACCGGCAGCCGTCCGCCGAACCGGTCGCGGATCGCCCGCTGCACCCGCACCTGGATGCCCGCACCGAGGTACCGCTTGACGACGGCGTCGACCCCACCGTCCATCCGGCCACGCTCGTTGGTGGGGGAGACCCAGGCGTCGGCGTCCACATCGAGAAGGGAACCCCGCCTGATCTCGACCTCCGGCGTGTCCGCGAACGCGGACCTCCAGGCGGTCACCACCTCGTCGTTGACGTCGACCAGGACGACGCTCAACGCATTCCTGACACCCACGAATTCACCCCTCTCACCCCGTGATCTCGAACAATCCCGAAGCTACCGCGCACCACTGACAGCGCCGTTCGACAGGGTCGTTCGAGCAGTGGAGGCGGGGGGAGGGAGGAGCGGGAGCCGATGACGAGCGGTCAGGATCCCGCCGCCAGCGTGGCGACACCCGGCTCGGAGAGGTCGTCCAATACCACCCGGCGCCCCGACACGGCGAGCAGTAGGAAGAGGGCGGGGCCGGTCGCCTTCGGTCCGGTTCCGATCGCCAGGTCCGTGTCCGTCGCCGTCAGGCGGACCCGGTTCACCAGCTTCTGGCGCCACCGAACGAGGACCACTGCGGGCGCAGCACCGACCGGTGGGCGGCGCTCACCGCTGCCATGACCTTCGAGTACGGCGAAGACGAGATCCCCTTCGGAGAGCTCCTCGACTCCCTGGACGGCGCGCCCGCCCGAGCGCAGACATCCTGACCTTGCTGCTTCGCGAGTCACGCGGTCCGCTCCAACTGCGCGTCGACCCTGGCGGTTCCGGTGCGCTCGGCTCGGGCCCGGCGCAGGGCGGCGGCCTCGGTCGCTGCGACCAGACGACGCCGCTGTGCACGGACCGCCTCGATCGGGGCCGGCGCATCGTCCGGGACGACGTCGGGCTCGGGGAACGCCCGGCGGGGCAGCTCCCGCATCGCCTGGTTCTGCCGTTCCACCGCTTCCGCGATGGCCGGGTCCACCCGGGACGGCGGCGCGACGGCACGATGGGCTTCGAGGGCGAGGCGGTAGCCGTCCGGCGAGGTCCGGCACCGAACCGGCGCGGCTTGGGCCGGATCTACTGCGGGGCCGGGTCGGCAGCCCCCGCGGCGGGGCCGGCCTTCACGGCTGCGGGCCCCAGGACGTGCAGGGCGCGGACGTTCGCACCAGACGCCTTCGCATTGGCCGCCGCGACCAGCTTCGGCGCGATCCAACGCAGCTTCGTGCCGTACGCGGGAGCATCGGGGACGACGTCCAGGCGGCCAGTGTCCCCGTCGAAGCCCACGGCCTGGACCCGCCCGGCGGGCTCGGGCGCGGCCGCGGTGGGATGCCGTCCCACCGAGCGAGGACGCTGCCGTCGGCGGACCCCTCGAAGGGGCGATGAGGACGGCGTAGTTCCCGGCGGAAACGCCCCTCGCGGAAGCGACGAAGGGCCCGGCCTGCCGGGCCCTTCGGTTCTCTCGCTACCGCGCGCTGCGGGACTACTTCACGTCGACGAAGTCACCGGTGGCGTTGGCTGCGGGAGTCGAGGTCGTACCGGCGAAGCTCAGCGCCAGTAGCCGTCCTCCACCGCCTTGACCGTGGTCTTCAGCGTGCCGGTGTTGGAGCCCTTCACCGTTTTGACGGTGGTGTATGTGCTGCTGTTCTTCTTCCGGAACTGGAGTTTGACCGACTGGGACGCGTAGCCCGCGTACTTACGGGTGTCCCAGTT
This region includes:
- a CDS encoding ADP-ribosyltransferase domain-containing protein — translated: MSDVDVTAAGDAGCPAGDPLGLAGLFTGGGEPWLPLLGPVIEAQPGAADFIGPKRSPEVVPVRELTFQALKPHPPEKWKVVVFGQNPYPRAESATGIAMFDNTFNDWKDSQFGRVVSIRCLIKAAAMWKYGIVKKTPIADVRALLKKEDTVQPPEWFQAMLTQGVLLLNASLTASADGAMATDRHTSFWRPVAEQIVEEILRAKQDAVEEDARGVVFAWWGAHARSLKRVVQRLEKKYPGVQVRHLDHANPAAQGDLFCEGDHFAQVNDALAAVGAEPVDWLPRKGWDQGTGGPEDGGVAQRMGAFIASTMELHQLYLERLTSVKDEGLVLPPVTGVFDTPLMDFRKAVEPVSRVLAHLDRHIDLSSRFGETKAAAAASAGALSGQAVSALSADAISALYLYTCESGFYREINAVLRSSDRERVVPYLPYLRLLFSAMEALPAQTRPLWRGVALDLRSQYPLGRTVTWWGVSSCTSELGVARAFLGGRGRRTLFEVTPARAVGIRRFSAFTGEEEYILAPGTQLKVTEVKAERGGLCTVRLTELEGAGLVS
- a CDS encoding macro domain-containing protein is translated as MGVRNALSVVLVDVNDEVVTAWRSAFADTPEVEIRRGSLLDVDADAWVSPTNERGRMDGGVDAVVKRYLGAGIQVRVQRAIRDRFGGRLPVGSAVCVTSGADVPRYLISTPTMRQSSQNVSDTMNVALACAAAFQAVHLQNRAKPGSIRSVALVGMGAQTGQVPAKVCANLMWTGYTLFHDHGFADYDELRAAVLGQLDDIEGAGSARRVRINVPQRPSFRH
- a CDS encoding helix-turn-helix domain-containing protein yields the protein MALETYVVDTLTTRDVTLRERTDFWSEHVTSYQSRMGYMYPRTDNFHAGTIRQCTDAYQLVMFWSDTIKYTRTAGQARRDPDEDYRLLLPVAGEMVLRQDDREVRLVPGAGCLISFATPFEILQEASMRALIMSIAAQEVNGRLNRSSPLTAGLDLTSGLGRVVGGMLTGLHEERDTLTSGQFDAVSDRLVELLCMLAAGEDRPTAPGHLADVETVVRRYIREHAADPDMTGVTVAQALGWSLRQVQLALQHAGTTPRELIREERLRLVRDRLRAPAYRHMTITELAYASGFSSSSALSTAFRQRFGVCPREMRHAGPSPSAIRAGIARTESRPDHRQASGQQDGLA